One genomic segment of Musa acuminata AAA Group cultivar baxijiao chromosome BXJ3-3, Cavendish_Baxijiao_AAA, whole genome shotgun sequence includes these proteins:
- the LOC103979936 gene encoding nuclear polyadenylated RNA-binding protein 3 gives MIKRRFYRQERGDGGAASSDSSSSSDSDEELEAQEEDAETTGGSKDHDDDEEEEEEAREERQEHPRHSPSSGSGYESEESSGNVVEGDSSGLLTNEENDVSENVGGNPKDSQLNAGVKAKDSMKVKTGSSSIDMNDPIEADFANYILKHKSVFKCRLCPRIVCLSEDTVKTHLKSKRHARSRKLLGEGRLRLMLNSDGEIEEDQETHSERHARTIALAEELNGAKKRDSGRQRQSHRRKMRLRNKGETEKRMDKPKKRSKTED, from the exons ATGATAAAGCGGCGTTTCTACAGGCAAGAGCGCGGCGACGGGGGCGCCGCCTCCTCCGATTCATCCTCCTCTTCTGATTCCGACGAAGAATTAGAAGCACAGGAAGAAGATGCGGAGACCACTGGGGGATCGAAGGACCACGAcgacgatgaagaagaagaagaagaagcaagggAGGAGCGGCAGGAGCATCCGCGTCACTCGCCTTCTTCTG GTTCTGGATATGAAAGCGAAGAAAGCTCTGGGAATGTGGTAGAAGGAGATTCTTCAG GCTTGCTCACCAATGAGGAAAACGATGTCTCTGAAAATGTTGGTGGAAACCCTAAGGATAGTCAGCTAAATGCTGGAGTTAAAGCTAAAGATAGCATGAAGGTCAAAACTGGGAGCAGTTCTATTGATATGAATGATCCTATTGAAGCTGATTTTGCAAATTATATCTTGAAACACAAGTCAGTTTTTAAGTGCCGACTTTGCCCAAGAATTGTCTGCTTAAGTGAAGATACAGTGAAGACACACCTTAAGTCAAAG AGGCATGCTCGTTCAAGGAAACTGTTAGGAGAGGGGAGGCTCAGGCTGATGCTTAATAGTGATGGTGAGATcgaagaagaccaagaaacacaCTCAGAAAGGCATGCACGAACCATAGCTCTTGCAGAG GAGCTGAATGGTGCCAAAAAGAGGGATTCAGGGCGCCAGCGACAGAGCCACAGAAGGAAAATG AGGTTGCGGAACAAGGGGGAAACAGAAAAGCGAATGGATAAGCCAAAGAAACGAAGCAAAACTGAGGATTGA